A genome region from Anopheles stephensi strain Indian chromosome 2, UCI_ANSTEP_V1.0, whole genome shotgun sequence includes the following:
- the LOC118502381 gene encoding uncharacterized protein LOC118502381, with product MKALDRDRYFRSCNADVTTYEMWRLSTLLLVVHCLVAVHLFGFKFVNPWPICPANDKRLLSLFNLLCNTTQTSTVTTRDACYGCFFRAGALAAGSSQLAAISQCASLYLINTSYATCATNLAGIVTGSRPVTVSPTSASSADCYSGHCEFVQCIRRINGNMLINQCILQTLVNRDLNVEAQRIGFYVNTTSCILAKARCDPYNPITGQLQQPLNVPVGTIGRTGSNSLQISTTGDIRIVSFPMKVSVGDAFCSSKTLLDQSTFGNSIC from the exons ATGAAGGCGCTAGATCGTGATCGTTACTTCCGAAGTTGTAACGCTGA TGTAACGACGTACGAGATGTGGCGCCTTTCAACATTATTGCTCGTGGTGCACTGTCTGGTAGCGGTTCATCTTTTCGGCTTTAAGTTTGTTAACCCATGGCCAATATGTCCGGCTAACGATAAGCGTCTACTCTCCCTGTTCAATCTGCTgtgcaacacaacacaaacgtCTACCGTGACAACCCGAGATGCTTGTTACGGGTGCTTTTTCAGGGCGGGTGCTCTTGCAGCAGGATCATCACAACTGGCAGCAATCAGCCAATGTGCTTCCCTGTATCTCATCAATACTAGCTATGCAACTTGTGCAACCAATCTTGCA GGCATTGTGACAGGTTCGCGCCCCGTAACTGTCTCGCCAACTAGTGCATCTAGCGCCGATTGCTACTCCGGACACTGTGAGTTTGTGCAGTGCATCAGAAGGATAAACGGGAACATGCTTATCAATCAATGCATTCTGCAAACGCTCGTCAATCGCGATCTCAACGTGGAGGCGCAACGGATCGGATTCTACGTGAACACTACCTCATGCATTCTGGCCAAAGCTCGGTGTGATCCTTACAATCCAATCACAGGACAGCTACAACAGCCGCTCAATGTTCCAGTCGGAACAATCGGGCGGACGGGCTCTAACTCGCTGCAAATATCGACAACTGGTGATATACGGATCGTATCGTTTCCTATGAAGGTTTCTGTTGGAGATGCTTTCTGTTCATCGAAAACGTTGCTGGATCAATCAACGTTTGGTAATTCTATCTGCTAA
- the LOC118507535 gene encoding ABC transporter G family member 23 isoform X1 produces MSNTTVTVGANQQPAATATAQPPPGPQTQSSEDGLSVIRPDLDKRRIQRMFSWTADSPAVTGSETSVATIDDGGTMWSRQQNAVSVRHAFKSYGTKKKPNQVLSNLNMTVAKGTIYGLLGASGCGKTTLLSCIVGRKRLNSGEIWVLGGKPGTKGSGVPGARVGYMPQEIALYGEFSIRETMMYFGWIFGMHTSEIAERLQFLLNFLDLPSESRLVKNLSGGQQRRVSFAVALMHDPELLILDEPTVGVDPLLRQSIWNHLVHITKAGQKTVIITTHYIEEARQAHTIGLMRSGRLLAEESPSCLLSMYRCSSLEDVFLKLSRKQGQANVAPAELNISNNISLSALAFGNKKDNPVYVSQESGVVGLNFHQSKEVLISDSNGSTIAINGLNGSAPGAISQAVECDNCTECSGCSNFTSKGKIRALLVKNILRMWRNVGVMLFIFALPVMQVILFCLAIGRDPTNLKMAIVNGEMNSTIGADCAFDPGCSFTNLSCRYLSHLNTTIVKEYYPDLDSALGAVRDGNAWGALYFTDNFTDALVARIALGRDADDETLDQSEIRVWLDMSNQQIGIMLNRDLQVAYREFAQQLLRVCDNNPKLGDVPIQFKAPIYGTNDPSFTDFVAPGVILTIVFFLAVALTSSALIIERTEGLLDRSWVAGVTPSEILFSHVVTQFVVMCGQTALVLLFMIVVFGVTNNGEIAWIVVLTILQGLCGMCFGFVISAICELERNAIQLALGSFYPTLLLSGVIWPIEGMPLVLRYVSLCLPLTLATTSLRSILARGWSIMEPDVYMGFVSTIAWIALFLIITMLVLKFKRG; encoded by the exons CGGCAGTGAGACCAGTGTGGCAACGATCGACGATGGAGGGACAATGTGGAGCAGACAGCAGAATGCCGTCTCCGTGCGGCATGCATTCAAATCGTACGGCACCAAGAAGAAACCAAACCAAGTTCTATCGAATCTTAACATGACAGTAGCCAAAGGAACTAT TTATGGACTTTTAGGAGCATCCGGGTGCGGTAAAACGACACTTCTATCATGCATAGTAGGCAGAAAGCGACTAAACTCAGGAGAAATATGGGTCCTCGGAGGAAAGCCGGGCACAAAGG GATCCGGTGTACCGGGAGCTCGCGTAGGTTATATGCCCCAGGAGATAGCTTTATACGGCGAATTCTCGATCCGCGAGACGATGATGTACTTCGGCTGGATCTTTGGCATGCACACGTCAGAGATTGCCGAGCGGTTACAGTTTTTGCTCAATTTTCTCGATCTGCCATCGGAGTCTCGGTTGGTGAAGAATTTGAG TGGCGGTCAACAGCGTCGAGTTTCGTTCGCCGTTGCCCTGATGCACGATCCGGAGCTGCTCATTCTCGATGAACCAACCGTCGGTGTGGATCCACTACTTAGACAAAGTATATGGAATCATCTCGTACACATCACCAAGGCCGGTCAGAAAACCGTCATCATCACAACGCACTACATCGAAGAAGCCCGACAAGCACATACG ATCGGTCTGATGCGGTCCGGGCGACTGCTGGCAGAGGAATCGCCCAGCTGTCTGCTGTCGATGTATCGCTGCAGCAGCCTGGAAGATGTCTTCCTCAAGCTGTCTCGCAAACAGGGTCAAGCTAATGTGGCTCCAGCTGAGTTGAACATCAG CAACAACATATCACTATCGGCACTAGCGTTCGGCAACAAAAAGGACAACCCAGTCTACGTCAGCCAGGAAAGCGGAGTCGTCGGATTAAACTTCCACCAGAGCAAGGAAGTACTCATCAGTGACAGCAACGGATCGACCATTGCT ATTAACGGACTCAATGGGTCAGCGCCTGGTGCGATCAGTCAAGCAGTCGAATGCGATAACTGCACCGAATGTTCGGGTTGTTCCAAT TTTACTTCGAAGGGAAAAATCCGAGCACTGCTCGTGAAGAACATCCTGCGCATGTGGCGAAACGTGGGCGTGATGCTGTTTATCTTTGCACTCCCGGTAATGCAGGTGATCCTGTTCTGTTTGGCGATCGGGCGCGATCCAACCAACCTGAAGATGGCAATCGTAAACGGTGAAATGAACTCGACCATCGGTGCGGACTGTGCGTTCGATCCGGGATGTAGCTTTACCAATCTGTCCTGCCGGTACCTGAGCCACCTAAACACAACCATCGTGAAGGAATACTACCCAGACCTGGATTCGGCGCTTGGTGCGGTACGGGATGGAAATGCGTGGGGTGCGTTATATTTCACCGACAACTTTACCGATGCGCTCGTGGCACGTATTGCTCTGG GACGTGATGCGGACGACGAAACCTTGGATCAGTCGGAAATTCGCGTGTGGCTCGATATGTCTAACCAGCAGATCGGCATCATGCTCAACCGAGACCTGCAGGTCGCCTATCGGGAGTTTGCCCAGCAGCTGCTGCGAGTGTGCGACAACAACCCGAAGCTTGGCGATGTACCGATTCAGTTTAAGGCACCGATCTACGGTACCAATGATCCTTCGTTCACCGATTTCGTCGCGCCAGGAGTCATTTTGAC TATTGTGTTCTTCCTGGCAGTGGCACTAACCTCGTCGGCACTGATCATCGAACGTACCGAGGGTTTACTGGATCGTTCGTGGGTTGCCGGTGTGACACCGAGCGAAATTCTGTTCTCGCACGTCGTTACCCAGTTTGTGGTGATGTGCGGCCAAACGGCACTGGTACTGCTCTTCATGATCGTGGTGTTCGGTGTAACGAACAACGGGGAGATCGCTTGGATCGTAGTACTGACCATTCTCCAGGGTCTGTGCGGTATGTGCTTCGGGTTTGTTATTTCGGCAATCTGTGAGCTCGAACGTAACGCGATCCAGCTCGCGCTGGGTTCTTTCTATCCCACGCTGCTCCTTTCGGGTGTTATTTGGCCCATCGAAGGTATGCCGCTGGTGTTGCGATACGTTTCGCTCTGTTTGCCACTCACCCTGGCCACCACGTCCCTGCGCTCGATATTGGCCCGCGGCTGGAGCATAATGGAGCCGGACGTGTACATGGGCTTTGTGTCGACGATCGCTTGGATCGCGCTGTTCCTTATCATCACGATGCTGGTGCTTAAGTTCAAGCGAGGCTAA
- the LOC118507535 gene encoding ABC transporter G family member 23 isoform X2, which translates to MLITGSETSVATIDDGGTMWSRQQNAVSVRHAFKSYGTKKKPNQVLSNLNMTVAKGTIYGLLGASGCGKTTLLSCIVGRKRLNSGEIWVLGGKPGTKGSGVPGARVGYMPQEIALYGEFSIRETMMYFGWIFGMHTSEIAERLQFLLNFLDLPSESRLVKNLSGGQQRRVSFAVALMHDPELLILDEPTVGVDPLLRQSIWNHLVHITKAGQKTVIITTHYIEEARQAHTIGLMRSGRLLAEESPSCLLSMYRCSSLEDVFLKLSRKQGQANVAPAELNISNNISLSALAFGNKKDNPVYVSQESGVVGLNFHQSKEVLISDSNGSTIAINGLNGSAPGAISQAVECDNCTECSGCSNFTSKGKIRALLVKNILRMWRNVGVMLFIFALPVMQVILFCLAIGRDPTNLKMAIVNGEMNSTIGADCAFDPGCSFTNLSCRYLSHLNTTIVKEYYPDLDSALGAVRDGNAWGALYFTDNFTDALVARIALGRDADDETLDQSEIRVWLDMSNQQIGIMLNRDLQVAYREFAQQLLRVCDNNPKLGDVPIQFKAPIYGTNDPSFTDFVAPGVILTIVFFLAVALTSSALIIERTEGLLDRSWVAGVTPSEILFSHVVTQFVVMCGQTALVLLFMIVVFGVTNNGEIAWIVVLTILQGLCGMCFGFVISAICELERNAIQLALGSFYPTLLLSGVIWPIEGMPLVLRYVSLCLPLTLATTSLRSILARGWSIMEPDVYMGFVSTIAWIALFLIITMLVLKFKRG; encoded by the exons ATGTTGATAAC CGGCAGTGAGACCAGTGTGGCAACGATCGACGATGGAGGGACAATGTGGAGCAGACAGCAGAATGCCGTCTCCGTGCGGCATGCATTCAAATCGTACGGCACCAAGAAGAAACCAAACCAAGTTCTATCGAATCTTAACATGACAGTAGCCAAAGGAACTAT TTATGGACTTTTAGGAGCATCCGGGTGCGGTAAAACGACACTTCTATCATGCATAGTAGGCAGAAAGCGACTAAACTCAGGAGAAATATGGGTCCTCGGAGGAAAGCCGGGCACAAAGG GATCCGGTGTACCGGGAGCTCGCGTAGGTTATATGCCCCAGGAGATAGCTTTATACGGCGAATTCTCGATCCGCGAGACGATGATGTACTTCGGCTGGATCTTTGGCATGCACACGTCAGAGATTGCCGAGCGGTTACAGTTTTTGCTCAATTTTCTCGATCTGCCATCGGAGTCTCGGTTGGTGAAGAATTTGAG TGGCGGTCAACAGCGTCGAGTTTCGTTCGCCGTTGCCCTGATGCACGATCCGGAGCTGCTCATTCTCGATGAACCAACCGTCGGTGTGGATCCACTACTTAGACAAAGTATATGGAATCATCTCGTACACATCACCAAGGCCGGTCAGAAAACCGTCATCATCACAACGCACTACATCGAAGAAGCCCGACAAGCACATACG ATCGGTCTGATGCGGTCCGGGCGACTGCTGGCAGAGGAATCGCCCAGCTGTCTGCTGTCGATGTATCGCTGCAGCAGCCTGGAAGATGTCTTCCTCAAGCTGTCTCGCAAACAGGGTCAAGCTAATGTGGCTCCAGCTGAGTTGAACATCAG CAACAACATATCACTATCGGCACTAGCGTTCGGCAACAAAAAGGACAACCCAGTCTACGTCAGCCAGGAAAGCGGAGTCGTCGGATTAAACTTCCACCAGAGCAAGGAAGTACTCATCAGTGACAGCAACGGATCGACCATTGCT ATTAACGGACTCAATGGGTCAGCGCCTGGTGCGATCAGTCAAGCAGTCGAATGCGATAACTGCACCGAATGTTCGGGTTGTTCCAAT TTTACTTCGAAGGGAAAAATCCGAGCACTGCTCGTGAAGAACATCCTGCGCATGTGGCGAAACGTGGGCGTGATGCTGTTTATCTTTGCACTCCCGGTAATGCAGGTGATCCTGTTCTGTTTGGCGATCGGGCGCGATCCAACCAACCTGAAGATGGCAATCGTAAACGGTGAAATGAACTCGACCATCGGTGCGGACTGTGCGTTCGATCCGGGATGTAGCTTTACCAATCTGTCCTGCCGGTACCTGAGCCACCTAAACACAACCATCGTGAAGGAATACTACCCAGACCTGGATTCGGCGCTTGGTGCGGTACGGGATGGAAATGCGTGGGGTGCGTTATATTTCACCGACAACTTTACCGATGCGCTCGTGGCACGTATTGCTCTGG GACGTGATGCGGACGACGAAACCTTGGATCAGTCGGAAATTCGCGTGTGGCTCGATATGTCTAACCAGCAGATCGGCATCATGCTCAACCGAGACCTGCAGGTCGCCTATCGGGAGTTTGCCCAGCAGCTGCTGCGAGTGTGCGACAACAACCCGAAGCTTGGCGATGTACCGATTCAGTTTAAGGCACCGATCTACGGTACCAATGATCCTTCGTTCACCGATTTCGTCGCGCCAGGAGTCATTTTGAC TATTGTGTTCTTCCTGGCAGTGGCACTAACCTCGTCGGCACTGATCATCGAACGTACCGAGGGTTTACTGGATCGTTCGTGGGTTGCCGGTGTGACACCGAGCGAAATTCTGTTCTCGCACGTCGTTACCCAGTTTGTGGTGATGTGCGGCCAAACGGCACTGGTACTGCTCTTCATGATCGTGGTGTTCGGTGTAACGAACAACGGGGAGATCGCTTGGATCGTAGTACTGACCATTCTCCAGGGTCTGTGCGGTATGTGCTTCGGGTTTGTTATTTCGGCAATCTGTGAGCTCGAACGTAACGCGATCCAGCTCGCGCTGGGTTCTTTCTATCCCACGCTGCTCCTTTCGGGTGTTATTTGGCCCATCGAAGGTATGCCGCTGGTGTTGCGATACGTTTCGCTCTGTTTGCCACTCACCCTGGCCACCACGTCCCTGCGCTCGATATTGGCCCGCGGCTGGAGCATAATGGAGCCGGACGTGTACATGGGCTTTGTGTCGACGATCGCTTGGATCGCGCTGTTCCTTATCATCACGATGCTGGTGCTTAAGTTCAAGCGAGGCTAA